A single window of Chloracidobacterium thermophilum B DNA harbors:
- a CDS encoding L-threonylcarbamoyladenylate synthase, giving the protein MKATRTPVLTERILCHPESPEPEAIARAAALLRQGELVAFPTETVYGLGALAFDADAVAKVFAAKGRPSNNPLIVHIAGRDWLEWVAVAIPPVAHRLVETFFPGPLTLILHKHERIPPVVTAGGATVGVRWPAHPVAQALIRAVGAPLAAPSANRFTEVSPTTADHVLKSLDGRIAAVLDGGPCPVGIESAVLDVTTTPPTLWRAGILSQAELEAVAGQPFQRPQPGAVVASPGQFPRHYAPRAHVELVLPGDVPNIEHRLARWLAQGQRPAALVISEVTPPAGARLLRLPAQPEAYAHRLYAALHELDAQGVEVIVIEQVPADPAWDGLRDRLHRAAGKP; this is encoded by the coding sequence ATGAAGGCAACCCGGACGCCTGTGCTGACAGAACGTATCCTGTGCCATCCAGAGTCCCCGGAACCGGAGGCCATTGCCCGCGCCGCCGCCCTCCTGCGTCAGGGCGAACTGGTGGCCTTTCCGACGGAGACCGTCTATGGCCTTGGTGCACTGGCTTTTGATGCCGATGCCGTGGCCAAAGTCTTTGCGGCCAAGGGACGGCCGTCAAACAACCCCCTCATCGTCCACATCGCCGGGCGCGACTGGCTGGAGTGGGTCGCCGTTGCCATTCCACCGGTGGCCCACCGGCTGGTGGAGACGTTCTTCCCCGGACCGCTGACGCTCATCCTGCACAAACACGAACGCATCCCACCAGTGGTCACGGCCGGCGGGGCGACAGTCGGCGTCCGCTGGCCGGCACATCCTGTGGCCCAGGCGCTCATTCGCGCCGTCGGCGCACCGCTGGCCGCGCCGAGCGCCAACCGTTTCACGGAAGTTTCTCCGACCACAGCCGACCACGTGCTCAAAAGCCTGGACGGCCGCATTGCCGCCGTGCTCGATGGCGGCCCCTGCCCGGTCGGCATTGAGTCGGCCGTACTCGATGTCACCACCACACCTCCCACGCTCTGGCGGGCAGGCATTCTGTCCCAGGCAGAGCTGGAAGCGGTTGCCGGACAGCCCTTCCAGCGGCCCCAACCGGGGGCCGTCGTGGCGAGTCCGGGCCAGTTTCCGCGTCACTACGCCCCACGGGCGCACGTTGAGCTTGTCCTGCCAGGTGACGTGCCGAACATCGAACACCGCCTTGCCCGGTGGCTGGCGCAGGGGCAGCGTCCAGCGGCACTGGTCATCTCAGAGGTCACACCACCGGCGGGCGCCCGACTGCTCCGCCTGCCGGCGCAGCCGGAAGCCTATGCCCACCGGCTCTACGCGGCGCTGCACGAACTGGATGCCCAGGGGGTGGAGGTCATCGTCATCGAGCAGGTTCCGGCTGACCCGGCCTGGGATGGGCTGCGTGACCGCCTGCACCGGGCTGCCGGCAAGCCGTAG